From a region of the Corallococcus coralloides DSM 2259 genome:
- a CDS encoding methyl-accepting chemotaxis protein gives MIAPPELRALGRWTTRPRIPGSCLGVGIAFLHIHLSHTLPEAGRTPLTWLMFCALVLFISVGYARDTRALRTLFALGEGRLPATSEHLLVAVQEVAAIPGRSFWFVMQGWLGGTLTVALAFPILADVPWTEGVRVMVLGLSIGPLSAMLTYLMVVRRARATLDRLVSLGPAPLEVLAALPPRRMHIRRRLVVFTAIAVLSPSLFILDVAFTRTVTVVDAWTQATTPEARAQVMARAREGDGPPLGLIAGLVTLLILGTAALAGTALSEPLRAITEDATRIARGEVRPPRVIHAEDEVWATSAAFTQMQVQLVQALSQLKRAGIQISSTTEQLVATSTEQEVGADEQAGALNATSATTEELARSAQQIADNAESVSAIAETTFGAAQSGQRGATAFLGAMQRMREDNEAIAEAVVRLNKRVQQIGKVVEFINEIADKSDLLALNAELEGTKAGEVGRGFSLVAAEMRRLAENVIRSTKEIEGLIGEIRDATNGAVMATEAGLKTTELGTLLAAQVDDSLSLILELARQTSHAVRSISLATLQQQTGTDQLAAAMGDILRVTEQNAAATKQMVAANADLSTLAADLQHVVQRFHVESAGGESTGASGGAPGGAFGTPGATGGG, from the coding sequence ATGATCGCGCCGCCGGAGCTTCGCGCCCTGGGCCGCTGGACGACGCGGCCCCGCATCCCGGGCAGCTGCCTGGGCGTGGGCATCGCGTTCCTCCACATCCACCTGTCGCACACGCTGCCGGAGGCCGGGCGCACGCCGCTGACGTGGCTGATGTTCTGCGCGCTCGTGCTGTTCATCAGCGTGGGGTACGCGCGCGACACGCGGGCCCTGCGCACGCTCTTCGCGCTGGGCGAGGGCCGGCTGCCCGCCACGTCCGAGCACCTGCTGGTGGCGGTCCAGGAGGTGGCGGCCATTCCCGGCCGCAGCTTCTGGTTCGTGATGCAGGGCTGGCTGGGCGGCACGCTGACGGTGGCCCTGGCCTTCCCGATTCTGGCGGACGTGCCGTGGACGGAGGGCGTGCGGGTGATGGTGCTGGGGCTGTCCATCGGCCCCCTGAGCGCCATGCTCACCTACCTGATGGTGGTGCGCCGCGCGCGGGCCACGTTGGACCGGCTGGTGTCGCTGGGGCCGGCGCCGCTGGAGGTGCTGGCCGCGCTGCCGCCCCGGCGCATGCACATCCGCCGCCGGCTGGTGGTCTTCACCGCCATCGCGGTCCTGAGCCCGTCGCTCTTCATCCTGGACGTGGCCTTCACGCGCACGGTGACGGTGGTGGACGCGTGGACGCAGGCCACCACGCCGGAGGCGCGCGCGCAGGTGATGGCGCGGGCGCGCGAGGGAGACGGGCCGCCCCTGGGGCTCATCGCGGGGCTCGTCACGCTGCTCATCCTGGGCACCGCGGCGCTCGCGGGCACGGCGCTGTCGGAGCCCCTGCGCGCCATCACGGAGGACGCGACGCGCATCGCGCGCGGCGAGGTGCGGCCCCCGCGCGTCATCCACGCCGAGGACGAGGTGTGGGCCACCTCCGCGGCCTTCACCCAGATGCAGGTGCAGCTGGTGCAGGCCCTGTCGCAGCTCAAGCGGGCGGGCATCCAGATCTCCTCCACCACCGAGCAGTTGGTGGCCACCAGCACGGAGCAGGAGGTGGGCGCGGACGAGCAGGCCGGGGCGCTCAACGCCACCAGCGCCACCACGGAGGAGCTGGCCCGGTCCGCGCAGCAGATCGCCGACAACGCGGAGTCCGTGTCCGCCATCGCGGAGACGACCTTCGGCGCGGCGCAGTCCGGCCAGCGCGGCGCCACCGCCTTCCTGGGCGCCATGCAGCGCATGAGGGAGGACAACGAGGCCATCGCGGAGGCGGTGGTGCGCCTCAACAAGCGCGTGCAGCAGATTGGCAAGGTGGTGGAGTTCATCAACGAGATCGCCGACAAGTCGGACCTGCTGGCGCTCAACGCGGAGCTGGAGGGCACCAAGGCGGGCGAGGTGGGGCGGGGCTTCTCGCTGGTGGCGGCGGAGATGCGAAGGCTCGCGGAGAACGTCATCCGCTCCACGAAGGAGATTGAGGGCCTCATCGGGGAGATCCGCGACGCGACGAACGGCGCGGTGATGGCCACGGAGGCGGGCCTGAAGACGACGGAGCTGGGCACGCTGCTGGCGGCACAGGTGGACGACAGCCTGAGCCTCATCCTGGAGCTGGCGCGGCAGACGTCTCACGCGGTGCGCAGCATCTCGCTGGCGACGCTGCAGCAGCAGACGGGCACGGATCAGCTCGCGGCGGCCATGGGGGACATCCTGCGCGTCACCGAGCAGAACGCCGCGGCCACCAAGCAGATGGTGGCGGCCAACGCGGACCTGTCCACCCTGGCGGCGGACCTGCAGCACGTGGTGCAGCGCTTCCATGTCGAGTCTGCCGGCGGCGAGTCGACAGGAGCTTCCGGCGGAGCTCCTGGCGGAGCTTTCGGCACGCCTGGCGCGACGGGAGGCGGGTGA
- a CDS encoding SOS response-associated peptidase, with amino-acid sequence MCGRVTVRTSPAQLVAELELAGARATLERERFNLCPTQLLPVVPNDGARLLDVFRWGLIPSWAKEASIGNKLINARGETVAEKPSFRSALKRRRCLVVVDGWYEWKQSTKPKTPYFFHHRDGKPLALAGLWEEWTAPDTGEVLRTCTIITTGPNALMAPIHDRMPVILSPEGQSVWLRPEPQEASVLLPLLVPAAEAPLDVYEVARGVNSPANDGPECVARIAA; translated from the coding sequence ATGTGTGGCCGAGTCACCGTCCGGACCTCTCCCGCGCAGCTCGTCGCCGAGCTGGAGCTCGCGGGCGCGCGCGCGACGCTGGAGCGCGAGCGTTTCAACCTCTGTCCCACGCAGCTGCTGCCCGTGGTGCCCAACGACGGCGCGCGGCTGCTGGACGTGTTCCGCTGGGGGCTCATCCCCTCCTGGGCGAAGGAGGCGTCCATCGGCAACAAGCTGATCAACGCGCGCGGTGAGACGGTGGCGGAGAAGCCCAGCTTCCGCTCGGCGCTGAAGCGCAGGCGGTGCCTGGTGGTGGTGGACGGCTGGTACGAGTGGAAGCAGTCCACGAAGCCCAAGACGCCGTACTTCTTCCACCACCGCGACGGGAAGCCGCTGGCCCTGGCGGGGCTCTGGGAGGAGTGGACGGCGCCGGACACGGGCGAGGTGCTGCGCACCTGCACCATCATCACCACGGGCCCCAACGCGCTGATGGCGCCCATCCACGACCGGATGCCCGTCATCCTGTCGCCGGAAGGCCAGTCGGTGTGGCTTCGCCCGGAGCCGCAGGAGGCGTCCGTCCTGTTGCCGCTGCTCGTCCCCGCGGCGGAAGCGCCGTTGGACGTCTACGAAGTGGCACGTGGAGTGAATTCGCCCGCCAACGACGGCCCGGAGTGCGTGGCCCGCATCGCTGCCTGA
- a CDS encoding OmpA family protein has product MRRISLWAGLALAVAVLTGCPPTYPKCNNDEQCQEKGEVCVQGQCQECATDANCREGFTCQANKCAPKPPECTTDAACGTGRICEAGKCAEAQCKDDSACNGGKCQAGRCQAPRDTCSANTDCGEGQECQSGKCVTADASSKCDYSPVPFGFNESTLDSSAQSRLGELAACIKASQGKITLGGHADERGTEEYNLQLSNRRAAAVKRYLVDLGVPSNRLSTVGYGETRPLSSAATEEGWAENRRVEFQR; this is encoded by the coding sequence ATGCGTCGGATTTCGCTTTGGGCCGGGTTGGCCCTCGCCGTGGCCGTGCTGACCGGGTGCCCGCCCACCTACCCCAAGTGCAACAACGACGAGCAGTGCCAGGAGAAGGGCGAGGTCTGCGTCCAGGGCCAGTGCCAGGAGTGCGCGACGGACGCGAACTGCCGCGAAGGCTTCACCTGCCAGGCCAACAAGTGCGCGCCCAAGCCTCCTGAGTGCACCACGGACGCGGCCTGTGGCACCGGCCGCATCTGCGAGGCCGGCAAGTGCGCCGAGGCCCAGTGCAAGGACGACTCCGCGTGCAACGGTGGCAAGTGCCAGGCCGGCCGCTGCCAGGCGCCCCGCGACACCTGCTCCGCCAACACCGACTGCGGTGAGGGCCAGGAGTGCCAGTCCGGCAAGTGCGTGACGGCGGACGCCAGCTCCAAGTGCGACTACTCGCCGGTGCCCTTCGGCTTCAACGAGTCCACCCTGGACTCCAGCGCGCAGTCGCGCCTGGGCGAGCTGGCGGCCTGCATCAAGGCCAGCCAGGGCAAGATCACCCTGGGCGGCCACGCGGACGAGCGCGGCACGGAGGAGTACAACCTCCAGCTGTCCAACCGCCGCGCCGCGGCCGTGAAGCGCTACCTGGTCGACCTGGGCGTGCCGTCCAACCGGCTGTCCACGGTGGGCTATGGTGAGACCCGCCCGCTGTCCAGCGCGGCCACCGAGGAAGGCTGGGCGGAGAACCGCCGCGTGGAGTTCCAGCGCTAG
- a CDS encoding sigma-54-dependent transcriptional regulator, translating into MPAAVLIVDDEKNILLTLSQSLQLAGYRTELASSGQVALDVVSARPVDAVLMDVKMPDMDGLTVLARLTELKPDLPVIMMSGHGTIDTAVKATQLGARDFLEKPLARDRLLVALRNALKHQAAMEELQELRAQLGRFDMVGGGPAMQRIFSLIQRTAPSEGRVLITGENGTGKELIARALHQNSRRKGGPFVKLNCAAVPHDLIESELFGHEKGAFTGAVSVRRGKFELAHEGTLFLDEIGDMPAAMQSKLLRVLQEGELERVGGAETLKVDVRVIAATNKNLEKEIAAGRFREDLYYRINVVQIHSPPLRERREDLPDLIDTFLREACAKNGRRPLALSPDALAVMSAYDYPGNVRELRNLVERLAILCEGPVVSRTDALELLPRGRPLPPMPEPTVGGDVPVAQPATVVTAPTEPAPSSPGGWKPRVDQTFREQVEDAEREIIQRVLAHTHDNVTEAARILDLERGHFYKKMKALGLRRGQSES; encoded by the coding sequence ATGCCCGCTGCGGTCCTGATTGTTGATGACGAAAAGAACATCCTCCTCACCCTGAGCCAGTCGTTGCAGCTGGCCGGCTACCGTACGGAGCTGGCCAGCAGCGGTCAGGTGGCGCTGGACGTGGTCAGCGCGCGGCCGGTGGACGCGGTGTTGATGGACGTGAAGATGCCGGACATGGACGGCCTCACGGTGCTGGCGCGGCTCACGGAGCTCAAGCCGGACCTGCCCGTCATCATGATGTCCGGCCATGGCACCATCGACACGGCGGTGAAGGCGACGCAGCTGGGGGCGCGCGACTTCCTGGAGAAGCCGCTGGCGCGCGACCGGCTGCTGGTGGCGCTGCGCAACGCGCTCAAGCACCAGGCGGCGATGGAGGAGTTGCAGGAGCTGCGCGCGCAGCTGGGCCGCTTCGACATGGTGGGCGGCGGGCCCGCCATGCAGCGCATCTTCTCCCTCATCCAGCGAACGGCGCCCAGCGAGGGGCGCGTGCTCATCACCGGGGAGAACGGCACCGGCAAGGAGCTCATCGCCCGGGCGCTGCACCAGAACTCCCGGCGCAAGGGCGGGCCGTTCGTGAAGCTCAACTGCGCCGCGGTGCCGCACGACCTCATCGAGAGCGAGCTGTTCGGCCACGAGAAGGGCGCCTTCACCGGCGCGGTGAGCGTGCGGCGCGGCAAGTTCGAGCTGGCGCACGAGGGCACCCTCTTCCTGGACGAGATTGGCGACATGCCGGCCGCCATGCAGTCGAAGCTCCTGCGCGTGCTCCAGGAGGGAGAGCTGGAGCGCGTGGGCGGCGCGGAGACGCTCAAGGTGGACGTGCGCGTCATCGCCGCGACGAACAAGAACCTGGAGAAGGAGATCGCCGCGGGACGCTTCCGCGAGGACCTCTACTACCGGATCAACGTCGTGCAGATTCACTCGCCGCCGCTGCGCGAGCGCCGCGAGGACCTGCCGGACCTCATCGACACGTTCCTGCGCGAGGCGTGCGCGAAGAACGGGCGGCGGCCGCTGGCGCTGTCGCCGGACGCGCTCGCGGTGATGAGCGCGTACGACTACCCGGGCAACGTGCGCGAATTGCGCAACCTGGTGGAGCGCCTGGCCATCCTCTGCGAGGGGCCGGTCGTCTCGCGCACGGACGCGCTGGAGCTCCTGCCCCGGGGCCGTCCCCTGCCCCCCATGCCCGAGCCCACCGTGGGCGGTGACGTGCCCGTCGCGCAGCCCGCCACGGTGGTGACGGCGCCCACCGAGCCCGCGCCCTCGAGCCCGGGCGGTTGGAAGCCTCGCGTGGACCAGACCTTCCGCGAGCAGGTGGAGGACGCGGAGCGGGAGATCATCCAGCGGGTGCTCGCCCACACGCATGACAACGTGACGGAGGCGGCGCGGATCCTCGACCTGGAGCGGGGTCACTTCTACAAGAAGATGAAGGCCCTGGGCCTGCGCCGCGGACAGTCCGAGTCCTAA
- a CDS encoding chemotaxis protein CheW: MAALESETRQSYLVFACGSSWYAVPAEAAAEVVTFPELTRVPGSPPHLLGVFAHRGEVIPVVDMSLLVGGVSAGSRRAVLVRLARGTLALTASSVAGVSALMGPLEPLGPSGVHVHLRGPVKSGSRDVAVIDPEGLFDHLSQGG; the protein is encoded by the coding sequence ATGGCCGCCCTAGAGTCGGAAACACGCCAGTCCTACCTCGTCTTCGCGTGTGGAAGCAGTTGGTACGCGGTGCCCGCGGAAGCCGCGGCGGAGGTCGTCACCTTCCCCGAGCTGACGCGGGTACCGGGTTCCCCGCCCCACCTGCTGGGCGTGTTCGCGCACCGGGGTGAAGTCATCCCCGTCGTGGACATGAGCCTGCTGGTGGGCGGGGTTTCCGCCGGGTCCCGCCGCGCCGTCCTGGTGCGGCTGGCCCGTGGCACCCTCGCCCTCACCGCCAGCAGCGTCGCCGGTGTGTCCGCGCTGATGGGACCGCTGGAGCCCCTGGGGCCCTCGGGCGTGCACGTCCACCTGCGCGGCCCCGTGAAGAGCGGCTCGCGCGACGTGGCCGTCATCGACCCGGAAGGCCTCTTCGACCACCTCAGTCAGGGCGGATAG
- a CDS encoding response regulator — translation MPDATTPPLILLIDDEPELEVMARYLELEGYAVLTATNGEEGLLALASCRKPCIVLLDLMMPVMDGYGFLRRLHDDATLCGLPVFILTASFQTERMAGVVGTLRKPLHMELLKEAVAPYCPPPGEEGSTTAG, via the coding sequence GTGCCCGACGCGACGACCCCACCCCTGATCCTCCTCATCGACGACGAGCCGGAACTGGAAGTGATGGCTCGCTACCTCGAACTCGAAGGCTACGCCGTGCTGACCGCGACCAATGGCGAGGAGGGGCTGCTGGCGCTGGCATCCTGCCGCAAGCCCTGCATCGTCCTGCTGGATTTGATGATGCCGGTGATGGACGGCTACGGCTTCCTGCGGCGGTTGCACGACGACGCGACGCTGTGCGGACTGCCCGTCTTCATCCTCACCGCCAGCTTCCAGACGGAGCGGATGGCCGGCGTCGTCGGGACCCTGAGAAAACCCCTGCACATGGAGCTGCTGAAGGAGGCCGTCGCCCCGTACTGCCCGCCTCCGGGGGAAGAGGGCAGCACCACAGCGGGATAG
- a CDS encoding response regulator yields MPELPPSTYPALFEHTRDGVLVLDPTLRVVAVNRAAEALLGPRDLWVGQSVDSVLPGWTPPQVTSPDAAPLETELPVGPVRSVRVQAVPQDGGWLLLLRGLDAAQAAESILRQQKEFFEAVVRHSPVAIVTISRAFEVLSWNPAAERLFGYTPQEALGRNILKLVANLDDIRPEAEETSREVLRKDRVHVVTKRVRKDGTVVDVELRAMPVTVAGQSMGFIAIYHDVTDLQRARQSAEDANQAKSLFLATVSHEIRTPMNAIIGMAGLLMDTALTPEQRDFASTIRQSGDALLGLLNDMLDFSKIEAGRVELEQQPFNLRQCVESVLDLLAMRASEKSLDLGYHVTDETPVSVVGDGARLRQVLLNLVGNAVKFTERGGVSISVDTPRQPLAPGGLFELHFAVQDTGLGITEAARAGLFQPFNQLNESVSRRYGGTGLGLAISKRLVEAMGGRLWMESEGVPGKGATFHFTFQAREAPRGGEPLRPDALKLHGRRVLVVDDNAINRKLLGRQLAAWGMAIVEVGSGAEALSKLESGARFDLAILDHRMPLMDGPTLAAHIRQQRDARELPLLLLTSFDQRDAQPPGLFTAVLPRPVKASHLHDALMTCLAQDLISARPMPVTPAPATRERSVFNTRPGEQMPLRILLVEDNPTNQKLALLVLERLGYPADTANNGREGLSLISRKRYDVVLMDVQMPELDGLQATRQLRQDMPVSEQPWVIAMTANAMTADRRECLDAGMDDFLSKPIRVEELISALRRAWERLPGKPGGAPVTRAPEAPRMGAPRIRGLDAGALDRLWQSLDGQVERMLPELVDTALESMPRLMDDARGALARGELENLARAAHTLKSNAAYFGAATLESLCWDIEQRADARVLEGLEPLVAHCQEALEESRRLLEQLKGTVVSRAAG; encoded by the coding sequence TTGCCCGAACTGCCACCCAGCACGTATCCGGCCTTGTTCGAGCACACGCGTGACGGCGTGCTCGTCCTGGACCCGACCCTGCGGGTCGTGGCCGTGAACCGTGCCGCGGAGGCGCTGCTGGGCCCTCGCGACCTGTGGGTGGGGCAGTCCGTGGACAGCGTCCTGCCGGGTTGGACGCCCCCCCAGGTCACTTCCCCGGACGCCGCGCCCCTGGAGACGGAGCTCCCCGTGGGCCCGGTGCGCTCCGTGCGGGTGCAGGCGGTGCCGCAGGACGGCGGCTGGCTGCTGCTGCTCCGGGGCCTGGACGCCGCTCAAGCGGCCGAGTCCATCCTCCGCCAGCAGAAGGAGTTCTTCGAGGCGGTGGTGCGCCACAGCCCGGTGGCCATCGTCACCATCAGCCGCGCCTTCGAGGTGCTGTCCTGGAACCCCGCCGCGGAGCGGCTCTTCGGGTACACGCCGCAGGAGGCGCTGGGGCGCAACATCCTCAAGCTCGTGGCCAACCTGGACGACATCCGTCCGGAGGCCGAGGAGACGTCGCGCGAGGTGCTGCGCAAGGACCGGGTGCACGTCGTCACCAAGCGCGTGCGCAAGGACGGCACGGTGGTGGACGTGGAGCTGCGCGCCATGCCGGTGACGGTGGCGGGCCAGTCCATGGGCTTCATCGCCATCTACCACGACGTCACCGACCTCCAGCGGGCGCGCCAGTCCGCCGAGGACGCCAACCAGGCCAAGAGCCTGTTCCTGGCCACCGTGAGCCACGAAATCCGCACGCCGATGAACGCCATCATCGGCATGGCGGGGCTGCTCATGGACACGGCGCTCACGCCCGAGCAGCGCGACTTCGCGTCCACCATCCGCCAGAGCGGGGACGCGCTGCTGGGGCTGCTCAACGACATGCTGGACTTCTCCAAGATCGAAGCCGGCCGGGTCGAATTGGAGCAGCAGCCCTTCAACCTGCGCCAGTGCGTGGAGTCCGTGTTGGACCTGCTCGCCATGCGCGCGAGCGAGAAGTCCCTGGACCTGGGCTACCACGTCACGGACGAGACGCCCGTCAGCGTGGTGGGCGACGGCGCGCGCCTGCGGCAGGTGCTGCTCAACCTGGTGGGTAACGCGGTGAAGTTCACCGAGCGCGGCGGGGTGTCCATCTCCGTGGACACGCCGCGCCAGCCGCTCGCGCCGGGCGGCCTCTTCGAGTTGCACTTCGCGGTGCAGGACACCGGCCTGGGCATCACCGAGGCCGCGCGCGCGGGGCTCTTCCAGCCCTTCAACCAGCTGAATGAATCCGTGTCGCGCCGCTACGGCGGCACGGGGCTGGGCCTGGCCATCAGCAAGCGGCTGGTGGAGGCGATGGGCGGGCGGCTGTGGATGGAGAGCGAGGGTGTCCCGGGCAAGGGCGCCACGTTCCACTTCACCTTCCAGGCGCGCGAGGCTCCTCGCGGTGGGGAGCCCCTGCGCCCGGACGCGCTGAAGCTGCACGGCCGGCGCGTGCTGGTGGTGGACGACAACGCCATCAACCGCAAGCTGCTGGGACGCCAGCTGGCCGCGTGGGGCATGGCCATCGTGGAGGTGGGCTCCGGCGCGGAGGCCCTGTCCAAGCTGGAGTCCGGGGCCCGCTTCGACCTGGCCATCCTGGACCACCGCATGCCGCTGATGGACGGCCCCACGCTGGCGGCGCACATCCGCCAGCAGCGCGACGCGCGCGAGCTGCCCCTCTTGCTGCTCACCTCGTTTGATCAGCGCGACGCGCAGCCGCCCGGCCTCTTCACGGCGGTGCTGCCCCGGCCGGTGAAGGCGTCGCACCTGCATGACGCGCTGATGACGTGCCTGGCCCAGGACCTCATCTCCGCCCGGCCCATGCCCGTCACGCCCGCGCCCGCCACGCGCGAGCGCTCCGTGTTCAACACGCGCCCCGGCGAGCAGATGCCGCTGCGCATCCTGCTGGTGGAGGACAACCCCACCAACCAGAAGCTGGCGCTGCTGGTGCTGGAGCGGCTGGGCTACCCGGCGGACACCGCGAACAACGGCCGCGAGGGGCTGAGCCTCATTTCGCGCAAGCGCTACGACGTCGTGCTGATGGACGTCCAGATGCCGGAGCTGGACGGCCTGCAGGCGACGCGCCAGCTGCGCCAGGACATGCCCGTCAGCGAGCAGCCGTGGGTCATCGCCATGACGGCCAACGCGATGACGGCGGACCGCCGCGAGTGCCTGGACGCGGGCATGGACGACTTCCTCAGCAAGCCCATCCGCGTGGAGGAACTCATCTCCGCGCTGCGCCGCGCCTGGGAGCGTCTGCCGGGAAAGCCCGGGGGCGCCCCCGTCACCCGTGCTCCGGAGGCCCCTCGCATGGGGGCCCCGCGCATCCGGGGGCTGGATGCGGGCGCGCTGGATCGGCTGTGGCAGTCCCTGGACGGGCAGGTGGAGCGGATGCTCCCGGAGCTCGTGGACACCGCGCTGGAGAGCATGCCCCGGCTGATGGACGACGCGCGCGGGGCGCTCGCGCGAGGCGAGCTGGAGAACCTGGCGCGCGCCGCGCACACGCTCAAGTCCAACGCGGCCTACTTCGGCGCGGCCACGCTGGAGTCGCTGTGCTGGGACATCGAGCAGCGCGCGGACGCCCGGGTGCTGGAGGGGCTGGAGCCGCTCGTCGCCCACTGCCAGGAGGCGCTGGAGGAGAGCCGCCGGCTCCTGGAGCAGCTCAAGGGCACCGTCGTCTCCCGGGCCGCGGGCTGA
- a CDS encoding GIY-YIG nuclease family protein, producing the protein MTSGDDSRAARSERKRAYKEAEVPMGIYAIRCHANGKLFVGHALNLTAMFNRIRFEFAQRMHRVPELQADWERHGEAAFSFEVLDRLKPREEPGGPPPVEELKVLEEMWLERLKPYGDAGYNMPPRS; encoded by the coding sequence ATGACGTCCGGTGATGACTCGCGCGCGGCCCGCTCGGAGCGCAAGCGCGCCTACAAGGAAGCGGAGGTGCCCATGGGCATCTACGCCATCCGCTGCCACGCCAACGGCAAGCTGTTCGTGGGCCATGCCCTCAACCTGACCGCGATGTTCAACCGCATCCGGTTCGAGTTCGCCCAGCGCATGCACCGCGTCCCCGAGCTGCAGGCGGACTGGGAGCGCCACGGCGAAGCGGCCTTCTCCTTCGAGGTGCTGGACAGGCTCAAGCCCCGCGAGGAGCCCGGTGGCCCTCCGCCCGTGGAGGAGCTGAAGGTGCTGGAGGAGATGTGGCTGGAGCGGCTGAAGCCCTACGGCGACGCCGGCTACAACATGCCGCCCAGGTCCTGA
- a CDS encoding Hsp70 family protein encodes MSTSAAPILGIDFGTTNTAAAFFDKANKLRVVPIADKSLTLPSIAWFHAGDKAIVGPAARRQIIDDPRHTIFGAKRFLGRRFQSEYVARHRNRFAFELVEGPDGYTAVEVYGKVTPLIDVAHFILKHLNTLATHAAGAPFKECVLTVPAHATIRQREAIRHAAEKAGLRVRAIVNEPTAAALYYANLRNPEQTVMVFDLGGGTFDVTLMSVQNRVVKVLATGGDAFLGGANFDEAIVEALVDDFQKEHGIDLRGNKVVMQRLVFAAESAKMALSSGASVPIRIPCITQKDGAFVDFNVTLTRERMEAMVFQLIERTAAACDDVLEKAGLKPDAIDELVMVGGQTRMPAIRKRLAHFKKLSSDKEVHPELGVAVGAAILGRNLARGISGLSDVVPMPIGAMVPGGGQHEVLPANTPVPGTRTVDLELPPWPGPVPVALFEALDRTTVERELLGTVRIEPDWRVAHPGPTTLELRMGPDFALTASLVAKDGQRQPLTISDPNAPQRA; translated from the coding sequence ATGAGCACGAGCGCCGCCCCCATCCTCGGCATTGACTTCGGGACCACCAACACCGCGGCGGCCTTCTTCGACAAGGCGAACAAGCTGCGCGTGGTGCCCATCGCGGACAAGAGCCTCACCCTGCCCTCCATCGCGTGGTTCCACGCGGGCGACAAGGCCATCGTCGGCCCCGCGGCGCGGCGGCAGATCATCGACGACCCGCGCCACACCATCTTCGGCGCCAAGCGCTTCCTGGGCCGCCGCTTCCAGTCCGAATACGTGGCCCGCCACCGCAACCGCTTCGCCTTCGAGCTGGTGGAGGGCCCGGACGGCTACACCGCCGTGGAGGTGTACGGGAAGGTGACGCCGCTCATCGACGTGGCGCACTTCATCCTCAAGCACCTCAACACGCTGGCCACGCACGCGGCCGGGGCCCCGTTCAAGGAGTGCGTGCTCACCGTGCCCGCGCACGCCACCATCCGCCAGCGCGAGGCCATCCGCCACGCCGCGGAGAAGGCGGGCCTGCGCGTGCGCGCCATCGTCAACGAGCCCACCGCCGCGGCGCTCTACTACGCCAACCTGCGCAACCCCGAGCAGACGGTGATGGTGTTCGACCTGGGCGGCGGCACCTTCGACGTCACGCTCATGTCCGTGCAGAACCGCGTGGTAAAGGTGCTGGCCACCGGCGGCGACGCGTTCCTCGGCGGCGCCAACTTCGACGAAGCCATCGTGGAAGCGCTGGTGGACGACTTCCAGAAGGAGCACGGCATCGACCTGCGCGGCAACAAGGTCGTGATGCAGCGCCTGGTGTTCGCCGCCGAGTCCGCGAAGATGGCGCTCTCCAGCGGCGCGTCCGTCCCCATCCGCATCCCCTGCATCACGCAGAAGGACGGCGCCTTCGTGGACTTCAACGTCACGCTCACCCGCGAGCGGATGGAGGCCATGGTGTTCCAGCTCATCGAGCGCACCGCCGCCGCGTGCGACGACGTGCTGGAGAAGGCGGGCCTGAAGCCGGACGCCATCGACGAGCTGGTGATGGTGGGCGGCCAGACGCGCATGCCCGCCATCCGCAAGCGCCTGGCCCACTTCAAGAAGCTGTCGTCCGACAAGGAAGTGCACCCGGAATTGGGCGTGGCCGTGGGCGCGGCCATCCTGGGGCGCAACCTGGCGCGCGGCATCAGCGGCCTGTCGGACGTGGTGCCCATGCCCATTGGCGCCATGGTGCCCGGCGGCGGCCAGCACGAGGTGCTCCCCGCCAACACGCCCGTGCCCGGCACGCGCACCGTGGACCTGGAGCTGCCGCCCTGGCCGGGCCCCGTGCCGGTGGCGCTCTTCGAGGCCCTGGACCGCACCACCGTGGAGCGCGAACTCCTGGGCACCGTGCGCATCGAGCCGGACTGGCGCGTGGCCCACCCGGGCCCCACCACGCTGGAATTGCGCATGGGGCCGGACTTCGCCCTCACCGCGAGCCTCGTCGCGAAGGATGGACAGCGTCAGCCGCTCACCATCAGCGACCCGAACGCGCCCCAGCGGGCCTGA